Within Planococcus citri chromosome 2, ihPlaCitr1.1, whole genome shotgun sequence, the genomic segment CCATTTGAGGGATATTGTTGCACACATGCTGCTCTTTCCTTTTTTCTAATCCTTTGCACAGTTACTTGCGGATGCATTTAAACATTGTAATGGTGATTTTAGGAACCATCTGCCTTCCtttgaaacagaaaataaaaatggaatgaATATAGCTGTAATACACAGGCCTATTGGATATGCCTACCTTGTTAGTTTCATTGTAGCCTATACTCAAGTGCAGTTTCATCTAGGCTAGCGCTTTTATGTTCTTAGGTGTCAGGTTAATATTGTGAGCCTATAGTAGGTAGGCCTATCGGTCTATGCCTATTGCCTATGCAGGCGTGATGTGATTCAACCATTATGCGTTTCATATGTTGTTATTGGGATtcttaatcatttttgaattattttcaatgatctATGTATAATTTGGGTTGCTTgtggtgtaggtacctatttgttttatTGCCAAGGTTTTGAtcataatttatgaattttttaatatcttcaaaaatttgtagtaGCCATGTTATATGTACATGATCAGAAATCTATAAAATATTATAGTgggtagatacctattttaattataggtattctccatatgtatatgtatgtacctatatgttaGATAGGTACATGGTAATTGTTTATTGTTTATAGATATGTATTCattgtgaccaaccgaaattattcaacaaaacacttttttggagGTAGGTACCCACTCAATATTTCTGTAATGTGCACCCTGTGTAGGTAGAtctagctaggtacctattaggtCTACATTCACTTAGCTATAGGTAGTTAGTTGAGAGAGTGACTTTtggaaataggtatttttaacgAAGCAATTGTTGATCATTAATTATTTAGATTTTGTTATTCGATTTAATTAAATATTAAGCAAAATATAGGCATTATCTTCATGTGCATAGATTAGCGTATACAAGGTCGCCATTACTGCCATATAGTGAACCATGATCCATCTTTCGAGAGTTGAGCAAAGAATTCTTCCCTACTGTATGTATTATAGGTATTTACAATGGAAATTATGCGTATTGTTATgagtattaggtaggtatacctatcctataaaattatcaattaacaaTGCACTGACATGAGAGATGTTGAAATTGTTAACTGACAGTTGAATACTGAATCATTTTCTGCCGATAATATGCTTCTCCAATTCATTCTCATCTCCTCTCGTATAGGCTTAGGCACTATAGGCAGGTGAGCATTTAATGTTCTAACAGGCCTATGGGCTGTCTAGCTGCTTCCACTTTTTACTTTTGATCTTGTAAACTAAAATGTTATCACTCTTCTGAATAGGTACAGACATGGAATAGATACCTATACAtatggtaggtatacctattgaCGATTTGAGGTCCGCCATTTTGATCAGAGCAAATCAATGGCATGTTCAGTTGTGTTTATAGCCTTTAGGAAGCGTTCAAACACTTACCTACTTcatgtttttaatgtttttattcCAGAAACCCGGATTTTCTTTTGAGCCTCATACAAAATCGGCCAAGaaactttgaagtttgataCCCATCCATAGCTGTTATTCaaagtatacttacctacctaattaattttcacTTCTTATGCTTATATATTACCTTAACTGGAGaagtttcttttcaaaatagaaCAGTGGATTCCCAATTTCCTATACCATTGGTAATCAGGAAATCCAAAACTTACatcttaagtaggtaggtactttagtTCAATCTCGACTCGGTGTAATACTTACAATATGCTAATGATTTCTTCTCTCATGTCGACAAATGAAgatatatgtaagtattttatgTACTTCTACGTTTCATATTTTACTTTTATGTAGGATTTATATAGGTACTAGATACCAACATAATATTACCTACCTGCTTATCGCTTAGTGCTTTACAATTTACGTGCTTTATGCAATTACATTACCCAGTCCTAGAGCCTAGACCAGGCATCATCATtcagcattgatttttttcaatatgtagaCAGCTTGCCCCATCTGTAATGTAGTCTGTAAGTTGAAGTCTATTTGAATTCGTTTATGTTAAGTCTAAGATCTTCGTACAGATGACGCTACAGTTTGAGAAACCTTCCTTCATTCAGCCGACTGTACTGTACAGACAACATTTTTGCGCCTGCGCCAAGCGGTACACAGACTGCGTCGACTGCGACGAAGCACTGATAGTAATTAATTATTCAGACTTCAGAGAACAGAtagtacattttttcagaaattatggGCAAGTGAATCACAGTGATAAGGTGAGAATAAGTTGGTAATATGGTGTAATGTAATCATTATGTAAATTAATAACAATGACGATGTCATTTCAAAGGTAACTTGCTGCGCCCATTGCGATGAAAATGTCTTATCACTGTAGAAGTATCGTTATCATTAGGTAAAGGAGCCCTTTACTACCGGTATAGTATTTTCACGTGCAAAAAAGAATTATACTTCGCGAATCGTATGAAAACTTAGCCGGTAAGTGATCTGCTAACTAATTCACCGAGTATTATATGCTATGATAATGTTAGTTTCTaaatacgtgatttttttccagacATGTATTACTGTCCGGGTAACGTTACCGTACTTGACATTTGGGTCAATAATGGCATTTCGCAATGTTTCATGGATACCATTACACCTGCGGTATTATCCATTTATATGGTCATATTCGGATTATTAGAATGGCGCGAGTATTGGAGACATGGAACCGAATGGAACGTTGGTGTCTTACCTAAAACCAAACTATTCATCTTGCAATTATTTTTATCCTACTTTTTGATCTTTTTGGCGATCGTCGAAGCTATCGTTAATACGTTTGTAATCTATCATGGAACAATTTATGCCTACTCGGTGAGCAACATTTGTGTGATTTAGACTCTGGTCGAtacatttacaataattttttcgtaattgtgCTTGTTTCCATTTCTACAGTTTGTCTATGTTCAAGCAACGATATTCATTATGGTCACTTCAACGTATTTGATCCATTTCGAAAGATATTATGTAATACCTTCAAGATCTGTTCGTGGACATAGTGTGACATTATTGGTTTTCTGGACGCTCTTATTTGCTTCTGAAAATATCGCATTTGTTAATCTGGAACGAGATGGATGGTGGTTCCATTTAAATACGTTAGTATATTGTTCGTCTGATGCAGATTTATCCTTacagaatatttattttaattgtcGAATGTTACAGGATCGAGGATAAAATaaatatgatatttttcattgctcGGTACGCTTGCTGCTTGttattattcattttgggattgaaaGCTCCAGGTATTCCAAATATGCAAGATTACATCAACTTGAATAATTCCAGCAACACTATACCCGAAGTATGCAAACACACCTTTCGGTAGTTCTCATTTTAATTCGAGATGAATTTctatttctctctttttttttagagtgaACGTCAAGAATTGAGTGCATCAGCTTGGTCAAATGTGTGGCGTCGAACTAAAATCTTGGCTCCATTTTTATGGCCAAAGAAAAGCTTTGATTTACAATTCAGAGTTATTCTATGCTTCTCTCTACTGATCGCCGGTCGTTTTGTCAACATTCTAACTCCCATTTATACGAAGAAAATTGGTTGGTTTTGTacgaattttgattcaaaataataCGATGTAAATTATTAacattttgctttaaaatttcagtCGACAGTTTATCTGTTGTTCCGTTGGAATATCGTTGGGATTTGGTGCTGATGTTCGTTGCTTTTAAATTCCTTCAAGGCGGAGGAACCGGTAGTATGGgattattgaataatttacgTTCGTTTTTCTGGATCCGCGTGCAACAATATACTTCGAGAGAAGTAAAGGTACGTATGATATGAGTTCGTGTTTATTACGGTGTTACGTGCTCTAATTTTTTCTATGCTCTAAATTCAAGTTGTGTTGTATGTGGTTCATTGTAATgtgtaaatatttgaaaaatattgtgacGAGTTAGTTCGATGAACCATTTGAAGCATAGATAAACACTAATTAAATACTGACTGTATTCGATGCCGAATGTTGAATTATTGGTCggagatgaaattatttttaaactaatttagaattttttttactgatcatcttttttttttaattaaaaaattggaatacgGTAAATAATAACGTGTTGAATTTATTATATCGAActttcatcaataattattaattcaaaatttgtcgTTTATTTCACAGCTTGAATTATTCCGACATCTGCACAGTCTCAGTTTACGTTGGCACTTGAGCAGGAAAACCGGCGAAGTCTTACGAGTCATGGATCGTGGAACAGATTCGATCAACGGTCTATTGAGTTTGtttctgtttcaaatttttcccacCTTCATAGATATCACTGTAGCAATCATATATTTTATTTCCGCCTTCAACGGATGGTTCGGTTTAATCGTATTTGTAACAATGCTCTTGTACCTTGGTAAGATTCTCGATTACTACGAGTATCATCTGTTCTACTGTAATATgctgaaaaattatctaataaTGTGTCTTAATTTCACAGCTTTTACCGTCATAATTACCGAAATGCGTACCAAATACCAAAGGTTGATGAATTTAGCAGATAACAAAGCTAAAGCTAAGAGTGTCGATTCGTTATTGAATTTCGAAACTGTAAAATACTACGGAGCTGAGGAATATGAAGTAGCCGAGTATAGGAAAGCTATCTTATCTTTCCAAGTTAGTCTAATTACGAccctgtgaatttttttcgacataTCTTTAAATATTACTAAcctttgaattttgttttaggACGAACAATGGAAGAATTCGTttactttgaatattttaaattctgTTCAAAATGTTATCATTAGTGGAGGTCTACTTTTCGGATCTCTTCTGTGTGTTTATCAAGTCGTAGAAGAGAAAACATTAACGGTCGGTGATTACGTACTGTATGCTACGTATCTAACTCAACTGTACATGCCTTTGAATTGGTTCGGTACATTTTataggtaaaaattattcagttgaTTTAATTTACTGGAATAGTAGTAAAGGGTGTTTTTAATCCTGTTAATCGATTATTGTTTTACGCAGACAAATTCAGAACAGTTTTGTCGACATGGAATGTATGTTCGATTTACTAGGCGAACAACCAGATATTCGAGATTCCCCTGGAGCATTACCAATCGAGGTTTCGAGAGGCCAAGTCGAGTTTAGAAATGTTACATTTTCCTATCTTCCTGAAAGaacagtgttgaaaaatttatcatttctaGTGGAACCTGGCAAAACAGTCGCTTTAGTGAGTTGGTTATCTTTATCAGTACGTGATTGGGATAGTTTATTTGTACCAGTAGACTGGTAGGTCATTACTGAGATACGGGTAATGTGTTCGTTCAAGTTGTGGTTCGTGGTTAATTGCCCTTATTGTACGATAATGGATCGTGTGGTCTTAATGGCGATGTGCTCAGGTTGAAGATTATTTTTATCCCAAACGATATGTATGTGTGTGATAGTAACGAAGTTCTATCCTGTGATTGATTTGACGTTCGAGATGATCGATTCTTATTGAATCTTAGTCATCGCCTATCGGTATATTGGTGCATCATCACAATCATGATTCACTCCATGGATTTCAAATGAGAATTCCAGGGGAAAAAATATGTTACTCATTTTACCAGGAAGCGTATGAGTTGCATCTATTCAGTGTTCAGTGTTGAAGGGGCAATCGAGCTATgtgttgaataaaatgaaaaaaatccctcgATCGTAGGaaactacttacctatttgtaCGTATCTATTAATAATCggataaagctgaaatttggtaacgTTGAGAGTACTCTCCCCCCCTTTTTTTGAACTTCACACTCATctcaatgaaaaatgatcttttgaaaatttttaaaaatatcatcctttgaaaaaattcaaaaattatttatgtattttgaaaattgttttcagaaCTCTTCCCGACTTCAGTCTTTACTaatggtcaaaaattgcaattcgcCACTTCACGCTACCATACCATATTTTGTCAGCTCTTCGGTAGATGGaatgcaattgaaatttttcaaatgctcatttttttgtttttttttcgatgaactATTATTCGACTATTCattgatttatttcaatttatgaatttttttaaattttaaagttcttggcttgaaatttttttattgggtatgttcgttgtttttttttaaaccaatttgaCAACCCAaatatttgtttgtttgtgAATGTGATAAGTTAGGAAATGATGTTGGTGGTCTcaagttgaaagaaaataatgaaataataatgctaaaaaaaatataaaaattacctaagtaattaaaaatttgcaaattcaaaattgacacttaTCAACGAATAAACGttagaaattgaatttcttcaattcttgAAAGAATACAAAACAAtcttatttataaaaaattacattactgAGACTATGAGATAGCCTTATTTCCAAATCAACTATATAGACAGAGACACCAAGAATGCTGGGTTTTTTTCCTGAGGACGCAAATATTTTGACAGAGCGtagtgaaattttattggagaATAAtcccaaaaattcgaaaagaattTTATTGTTTCTCTCAACTGCCCTCTCAGCTTaggctcaaagtttgaaaaatgcatggaaaacatatttcgaaaaaaatcatgtcaaGACGGATTTGATGTACCTAAATagtttaatttttgttaatgtCAATGGATTCTCATTTGTAAGTCTTTTTTAAGAATAAGgctcatgaatttttttccattctaaaaattatgagaaaatgtTCTTAAAgtagggggaggggagagatttcaaatttttgagcaaaaatgttCGTATCCAGTAAATTAATTTATACTTatgagtaaacattttttttttccaaaaaaaaatcatatttttttgaagtttaggAACAAAAGTTGGATATTCTTGTCAAAGAAGgtagagaaaaatttgaatattactaaatttaaaatttctgtctCCTTTTAAGGAATTTTacgtataatttcaaaaaaactcgtACGTTGACTTCTCCTTTTTTGAGTACCTTGTACCTACTAAAGTATACCTatgcaatttgaaattctatttttctcCTCCTACCCCttcttatttgagttttttgtcgTTTAATTGATCAATTGTGAAGATGACTTCAATCTTCATGTTTAATTTTAGATCGTGTTGACTTCATTTCAAATAgaaataattgaagagctctattccaaagtgggtcaagtcatttttttcaccaaaaaatgcgtttaaaatttttgttgctaaaatttgttctgtttcgaaaGGTCGGTGCAACTTTCCTTTCTTcggacatagaacaattgcttgttcagaaaatcactttgaaaaatcgatgacttaactcacttttgaagtaaaaatctccgtaaaacgtgttttttgaaaaaaatgacttaacccactttggaatagagctcttcaattgcaGATTCTCCTCAGGGAATGGTTAGAAGTGTTGCATATCAATTGGCTCGAAGGGGTACGTGCTTGTATCATTTGAAAAGTCTATTCAGAACTATGGCGGGTGAAATACACtaaaacataaataaaatttttaatgggtTGAAGCTGgccatttgtaattttgacaattgtatgatatttttttgaaaaaattgggcccTGATATTACTTTTTTTCGCTCATGTCGAAAGTAAGTCTCAAGAAGCAAAAGTAGATATCTCGAAGCTGTAGCTGCTCAGTTATACAATATacattttccacaatttacgttttttttataGCACTCTAAAAATTAAAGTATCAAAGCAAAAAATCCCCATAGTGCAGCTCATAATTGTGGTGTTGAAGTGACGCTTATCTTTGTTAAATcctaaatttttccatttgactGTTGAATTTTGTGCTCAATAATGATTAATGAACATTTCGAGGCTGGAttctgaaatgatttttaatgaaaaacataAAAGATTTCTGTAAGAAGATGGCCcatctcaaatttgaatttactgatgttaaattcaaaaaaataattataaaagaagttcaagtttcaagaaaAGAATTGAATCGAATTTTTCTGGTTTTGAACGTCAACTCCAGTATTCACTTTTGGATGCGAATAAAgataaattcgaaatttcatattcggagttttcattttttttttctaattcgcaCTTCAACTCTGTTTTAAGGCAAGTCTTAGAAAATTATTTGCTGGTTAAAAACTATCCCTCAGGAaagaacgttattttttttccccCTGTGTGGAATAAATTATAAACACCACCAGGCTTTTGTACGTTGCTGGTTGCATAACATTCTAcctaaatttattattaatctaataaataatttactAATGAACGAT encodes:
- the Hmt-1 gene encoding ATP-binding cassette sub-family B member 6, with translation MYYCPGNVTVLDIWVNNGISQCFMDTITPAVLSIYMVIFGLLEWREYWRHGTEWNVGVLPKTKLFILQLFLSYFLIFLAIVEAIVNTFVIYHGTIYAYSFVYVQATIFIMVTSTYLIHFERYYVIPSRSVRGHSVTLLVFWTLLFASENIAFVNLERDGWWFHLNTIEDKINMIFFIARYACCLLLFILGLKAPGIPNMQDYINLNNSSNTIPESERQELSASAWSNVWRRTKILAPFLWPKKSFDLQFRVILCFSLLIAGRFVNILTPIYTKKIVDSLSVVPLEYRWDLVLMFVAFKFLQGGGTGSMGLLNNLRSFFWIRVQQYTSREVKLELFRHLHSLSLRWHLSRKTGEVLRVMDRGTDSINGLLSLFLFQIFPTFIDITVAIIYFISAFNGWFGLIVFVTMLLYLAFTVIITEMRTKYQRLMNLADNKAKAKSVDSLLNFETVKYYGAEEYEVAEYRKAILSFQDEQWKNSFTLNILNSVQNVIISGGLLFGSLLCVYQVVEEKTLTVGDYVLYATYLTQLYMPLNWFGTFYRQIQNSFVDMECMFDLLGEQPDIRDSPGALPIEVSRGQVEFRNVTFSYLPERTVLKNLSFLVEPGKTVALVGPSGSGKTTIIRLLFRFYDANSGFIFLDGQNIQLVTQESLRKAIGVVPQDTVLFNNTIKYNIQYGKADSSDREVVEAAKNADIHERILTFPDLYNTQVGERGLKLSGGEKQRVAIARTFLKSPMIVLLDEATSSLDTLSERNIQASLAKICSNRTTIIVAHRLSTIIHADEIMVLKNGEICERGRHQDLINMSGLYSTMWQQQLENDSATKPSVSIAEQAEPKLELPAGHGHGHVIA